A single Brachybacterium sillae DNA region contains:
- the gcvP gene encoding aminomethyl-transferring glycine dehydrogenase: protein MTNSSTPTGSAVDDALYGQHSFVRRHVGTTGDAQATMLETLGLESLDDLLQKAVPGTILLDGTVDGVVPEGISEPDALRELRALAERNTVRRPLIGLGYHGTQTPAVIQRNVLENPAWYTAYTPYQPEISQGRLEALLTFQTMICDLTGMDVSNASTLDEATSAAEALMLARRQTRGKSNVFLVDADALPATKAVLAGRAAGLGVELREVDFAAEGAPEDLDCFGALIQYPGASGRVWDPSEVIAKVKEAKAVSIVAADLLALTQLKTPGELGADVTVGTSQRFGIPLGFGGPHAGFVAVRKGLERQLPGRLVGVSVDAEGKPAYRLSLQTREQHIRREKATSSITTAQVLLAVMAAFYAVYHGPEGVRAIGRQVAERAAAFAKGAQDAGLELVHDAFFDTVEVKVPGRAEELKSAFADAGFLVHTPGEDVLHLAFDETITAADVEQLLGVLSEGAKAPSEVDPEAAWGELRRESEFLTHPVFTSYHSETAMMRYLRRLADRDYALDRGMIPLGSCTMKLNAATEMAGITWSEFNGPHPFAPREDVEGYLDLITQLETWLAELTGYDTVSLQPNAGSQGEYAGLMAIKAYHDSRGESERDVCLVPSSAHGTNAASAVNAGLRVVVVASDSHGNVDLEDLKQKIKDHGDQLAAIMITYPSTHGVYESEVRTVCQLVHDAGGQVYVDGANLNALLEVARPGEFGGDVSHLNLHKTFCIPHGGGGPGVGPVAARAHLAPFLPGHPFIQKPEHPVVGGADTVHGGAPVSQAPYGSPSIFPITWTYIRLMGPKGLRHATASAVLAANYIAKRLSESYPILYTGENGLVAHECIVDLRPFSARTGITVDDVAKRLIDYGFHAPTMSFPVAGTLMVEPTESEDLEEIDRFVDAMLMIAQEAEDVLSGTWPKDDNPLVNSPHTAAHVTADEWTHPYPRSVAAYPGVHASKETVASDGQHATLEMRVQAKYWPPVRRIDQAYGDRHLVVRWQDVVVDE, encoded by the coding sequence ATGACGAATTCTTCGACGCCGACGGGTTCCGCCGTCGACGACGCCCTGTACGGCCAGCACTCCTTCGTCCGTCGCCACGTCGGCACCACGGGCGACGCGCAGGCGACGATGCTCGAGACCCTCGGTCTGGAGTCCCTCGACGACCTGCTGCAGAAGGCGGTGCCCGGCACCATCCTGCTGGACGGCACCGTCGACGGTGTCGTGCCCGAGGGCATCAGCGAGCCCGATGCGCTGCGTGAGCTGCGCGCCCTGGCCGAGCGGAACACGGTGCGTCGTCCGCTCATCGGCCTGGGGTACCACGGCACGCAGACTCCCGCGGTGATCCAGCGCAACGTCCTGGAGAACCCGGCCTGGTACACGGCGTACACCCCGTACCAGCCCGAGATCTCCCAGGGCCGCCTGGAGGCCCTGCTCACCTTCCAGACCATGATCTGCGACCTCACCGGGATGGACGTCTCCAACGCGTCCACCCTGGACGAGGCCACCTCCGCCGCCGAGGCGCTGATGCTCGCCCGCCGCCAGACCCGCGGCAAGAGCAACGTGTTCCTCGTCGACGCCGACGCCCTCCCCGCCACCAAGGCCGTCCTGGCCGGTCGCGCCGCGGGCCTCGGTGTGGAGCTGCGCGAGGTCGACTTCGCCGCCGAGGGTGCCCCCGAGGATCTCGACTGCTTCGGCGCGCTGATCCAGTACCCGGGCGCCTCCGGCCGGGTCTGGGATCCGAGCGAGGTCATCGCGAAGGTGAAGGAGGCCAAGGCGGTCTCCATCGTCGCCGCCGACCTCCTGGCCCTCACCCAGCTGAAGACCCCGGGGGAGCTGGGCGCCGACGTCACCGTCGGCACCTCCCAACGCTTCGGTATCCCGCTGGGCTTCGGTGGCCCCCACGCCGGTTTCGTGGCCGTGCGCAAGGGCCTCGAGCGTCAGCTGCCGGGCCGCCTCGTCGGCGTCTCGGTGGATGCCGAGGGCAAGCCCGCCTACCGCCTGTCCCTGCAGACCCGCGAGCAGCACATCCGGCGTGAGAAGGCCACGAGCTCGATCACCACGGCCCAGGTGCTGCTCGCCGTGATGGCGGCGTTCTACGCCGTCTACCACGGCCCCGAGGGTGTCCGCGCGATCGGCCGTCAGGTGGCCGAGCGCGCCGCCGCCTTTGCGAAGGGTGCGCAGGACGCCGGCCTGGAGCTGGTGCACGACGCCTTCTTCGACACCGTCGAGGTGAAGGTCCCGGGCCGCGCCGAGGAGCTGAAGTCCGCGTTCGCGGACGCCGGCTTCCTGGTGCACACCCCGGGTGAGGACGTGCTCCACCTGGCCTTCGACGAGACCATCACCGCGGCCGACGTCGAGCAGCTGCTCGGTGTGCTGTCCGAGGGTGCGAAGGCCCCGTCCGAGGTCGATCCCGAGGCCGCCTGGGGCGAGCTGCGCCGGGAGTCGGAGTTCCTCACCCACCCGGTGTTCACCTCGTACCACTCCGAGACCGCGATGATGCGTTACCTGCGCCGCCTCGCGGATCGCGACTACGCGCTGGATCGCGGCATGATCCCCCTGGGGTCGTGCACGATGAAGCTCAACGCCGCGACGGAGATGGCCGGGATCACCTGGTCGGAGTTCAACGGGCCGCACCCCTTCGCGCCGCGTGAGGACGTCGAGGGCTACCTCGACCTCATCACCCAGCTCGAGACCTGGCTCGCGGAGCTCACCGGATACGACACCGTCTCCCTGCAGCCGAACGCCGGCTCGCAGGGTGAGTACGCCGGCCTGATGGCCATCAAGGCGTACCACGACTCCCGTGGCGAGTCGGAGCGCGACGTCTGCCTGGTGCCGTCCTCGGCCCACGGCACCAACGCCGCCTCCGCCGTCAACGCGGGTCTGCGGGTCGTGGTGGTGGCCTCGGACTCCCACGGCAACGTGGACCTCGAGGACCTGAAGCAGAAGATCAAGGACCACGGCGATCAGCTCGCGGCCATCATGATCACCTACCCGTCCACGCACGGCGTGTACGAGTCGGAGGTCCGGACGGTCTGTCAGCTGGTGCATGACGCCGGCGGTCAGGTGTACGTGGACGGTGCGAACCTCAACGCGCTGCTCGAGGTCGCCCGCCCGGGCGAGTTCGGCGGCGACGTCTCGCACCTGAACCTGCACAAGACCTTCTGCATCCCCCACGGCGGCGGCGGCCCGGGCGTCGGCCCGGTCGCGGCGCGCGCCCACCTGGCGCCGTTCCTGCCCGGTCACCCGTTCATCCAGAAGCCGGAGCATCCGGTCGTGGGTGGTGCGGACACCGTGCACGGCGGGGCGCCGGTCTCTCAGGCGCCGTACGGCTCCCCGTCGATCTTCCCGATCACGTGGACCTACATCCGCCTGATGGGGCCGAAGGGCCTGCGTCACGCCACCGCCTCGGCGGTCCTCGCGGCGAACTACATCGCCAAGCGGCTGTCGGAGTCCTACCCGATCCTCTACACCGGTGAGAACGGCCTGGTGGCCCACGAGTGCATCGTGGACCTGCGCCCCTTCAGCGCCCGCACGGGGATCACGGTCGATGACGTCGCCAAGCGCCTCATCGACTACGGCTTCCACGCCCCGACCATGTCGTTCCCCGTCGCGGGCACGCTCATGGTGGAGCCGACGGAGTCGGAGGACCTCGAGGAGATCGACCGCTTCGTCGACGCCATGTTGATGATCGCCCAGGAGGCCGAGGACGTGCTCTCCGGCACCTGGCCGAAGGACGACAACCCGCTGGTGAACTCCCCGCACACCGCGGCGCACGTCACCGCCGACGAGTGGACCCATCCGTACCCGCGCTCCGTCGCGGCGTACCCCGGTGTCCATGCGTCCAAGGAGACCGTCGCCTCGGACGGGCAGCACGCCACCCTGGAGATGCGTGTCCAGGCCAAGTACTGGCCGCCGGTGCGTCGCATCGACCAGGCCTACGGCGACCGCCACCTGGTGGTCCGCTGGCAGGACGTCGTCGTCGACGAGTGA
- the deoD gene encoding purine-nucleoside phosphorylase produces the protein MSTHIAAEPGQIASHVLMPGDPLRARWIAETFLEDPTLYNDVRGMLGYTGTYRGVRISAQGSGMGQPSLGIYAQELFEQYDVETIIRVGTCGGLSDRVKVRDVVLGTAASTDSAMNTPRFGHVTFAPAADFELARIAASVAEERLLPYVAGGLFSSDQFYNPDREITSTLARYGVLGVEMEASALYTLAAQFSRRALALCTVSDHLLTGEETSAQERQESFEDMIIMALETIVHLEHRSA, from the coding sequence ATGTCGACCCATATCGCTGCCGAGCCCGGCCAGATCGCCTCCCACGTCCTCATGCCCGGGGATCCCCTGCGCGCCCGCTGGATCGCCGAGACCTTCCTGGAGGACCCGACTCTCTACAACGACGTCCGCGGAATGCTGGGGTACACCGGCACCTATCGCGGAGTGCGGATCTCCGCCCAGGGATCCGGGATGGGGCAGCCGTCCCTCGGCATCTACGCGCAGGAACTGTTCGAGCAGTACGACGTGGAGACCATCATCCGGGTGGGGACCTGCGGCGGACTGTCGGACCGTGTAAAGGTGCGCGACGTGGTGCTGGGCACGGCCGCGTCCACCGATTCGGCGATGAACACACCCCGCTTCGGCCACGTGACGTTCGCCCCCGCCGCCGATTTCGAGCTCGCCCGGATCGCCGCCTCGGTGGCGGAGGAGCGTCTGCTGCCGTACGTCGCGGGCGGCCTGTTCTCCTCGGATCAGTTCTACAACCCGGATCGGGAGATCACCTCCACGCTGGCGCGCTACGGGGTGCTCGGTGTGGAAATGGAGGCGTCCGCGCTGTACACCCTGGCGGCGCAGTTCAGTCGGCGGGCGCTGGCCCTGTGCACGGTGTCGGATCACCTGCTCACGGGTGAGGAGACCTCGGCGCAGGAGCGGCAGGAGAGCTTCGAGGACATGATCATCATGGCCCTGGAGACCATCGTGCACCTGGAGCACCGCAGCGCCTGA
- a CDS encoding glycosyltransferase family 4 protein → MRILVVTESFLPHMNGVTNSVLRVVDHFASTGDDVQIIAPKQPGCEKFLRTSTGRKVRVRRITSVPMAGYHDVRIATTSALSLRQKIDDFGPDVIHLASPTILGGRAVVAAQKLGIPTVAVYQTDIPGYTAKYGMPFLESASWQLLRDVHNRATFTLAPSTHTRDELVEHGIERVDLWRRGVDTSLFGPRHRSASLRRRLADPGERIVVYVGRLAPEKQVGDLQVVHDIPGVRLVIVGDGPDRDALQRQMPRARFVGFRSGEDLAAHLASADLFIHPGELETFCQTIQEAMASGLPAIAPRRGGPVDLIAPSRTGWLYTPGRLDELRDAAADLLFDDAKRAAFGQAALESVAQRSWPALSEQLRGHYQRAMAMHRVGVA, encoded by the coding sequence GTGCGGATACTTGTCGTGACCGAGTCCTTCCTGCCCCATATGAACGGTGTGACGAACTCCGTCCTGCGGGTCGTCGACCATTTCGCCTCCACCGGGGATGACGTCCAGATCATCGCCCCCAAGCAGCCCGGGTGCGAGAAGTTCCTGCGGACCTCCACCGGTCGGAAGGTGCGGGTGCGGCGCATCACCTCGGTGCCGATGGCCGGGTACCACGACGTGCGGATCGCCACGACGAGCGCACTGAGTCTGCGCCAGAAGATCGACGACTTCGGCCCCGACGTCATCCACCTGGCCTCGCCGACGATCCTCGGGGGCCGGGCAGTGGTCGCGGCGCAGAAGCTGGGGATCCCGACCGTCGCGGTGTACCAGACGGACATCCCCGGGTACACCGCGAAATACGGGATGCCGTTCCTGGAGTCCGCCAGCTGGCAGCTGCTGCGGGACGTGCACAACCGGGCCACGTTCACGCTGGCCCCGTCGACGCACACCCGTGACGAGCTCGTGGAGCACGGCATCGAGCGGGTCGACCTGTGGCGGCGCGGGGTGGACACCTCCCTGTTCGGCCCACGGCATCGCAGTGCGTCCCTGCGGCGGAGGCTCGCCGACCCGGGGGAGCGGATCGTGGTGTACGTCGGGCGGCTCGCCCCCGAGAAGCAGGTCGGAGACCTGCAGGTGGTCCACGACATCCCCGGGGTGCGACTGGTGATCGTCGGAGATGGCCCGGATCGTGACGCCCTGCAGCGGCAGATGCCGCGGGCCCGGTTCGTCGGGTTCCGCAGCGGCGAGGATCTCGCCGCGCACCTGGCCAGTGCCGACCTGTTCATCCACCCGGGGGAGCTGGAGACCTTCTGTCAGACGATCCAGGAGGCCATGGCCTCGGGGCTGCCGGCGATCGCGCCGCGCCGCGGCGGGCCGGTGGATCTCATCGCCCCCAGCCGCACCGGGTGGCTGTACACCCCCGGCAGGCTCGACGAACTGCGGGACGCGGCCGCCGATCTGCTGTTCGACGACGCGAAGCGAGCGGCCTTCGGGCAGGCGGCGCTGGAGTCGGTGGCGCAGCGGTCCTGGCCGGCGCTCTCGGAGCAGCTGCGCGGCCACTACCAGCGCGCGATGGCCATGCACCGGGTGGGCGTCGCCTGA
- a CDS encoding gamma-glutamyl-gamma-aminobutyrate hydrolase family protein codes for MTASSPRRPLIGVTAGRMVMPGGAWAGHPAVAVTEHYVRALREAGARVVILAPQDPWSDTEVAELDGLVLTGGNDLDPTGWGAEALPTDLPADPERDAFEADLYRAARRVGIPVLGICRGLQIIATAEGGDLVRHLPADVPAHPDSSQRPTEVEVDVDAASDLALALGTRPTVTAYHHQAAGRIPDGLRPVAHHASGVVMALESAEGSPVLAVQWHPELDRRAEALFARFVDSTIRGSRPWGERTTTDQVTAASKRRAPLAPLV; via the coding sequence ATGACCGCATCGTCTCCGCGTCGCCCGCTCATCGGCGTCACCGCGGGACGCATGGTCATGCCGGGTGGTGCCTGGGCCGGGCACCCCGCCGTCGCGGTCACTGAGCACTACGTCCGTGCTCTGCGGGAGGCCGGTGCCCGAGTGGTGATCCTGGCCCCGCAGGACCCGTGGAGCGACACCGAGGTCGCCGAGCTCGACGGCCTGGTGCTGACTGGGGGGAACGACCTCGACCCGACCGGCTGGGGTGCGGAGGCGTTGCCCACGGATCTCCCTGCCGATCCGGAGCGCGACGCCTTCGAGGCCGACCTCTACCGTGCCGCCCGGCGGGTGGGGATCCCGGTGCTGGGGATCTGCCGCGGCCTGCAGATCATCGCCACCGCCGAGGGCGGAGACCTGGTGCGCCATCTTCCCGCGGATGTGCCCGCCCACCCGGACTCCTCCCAGCGGCCGACGGAGGTCGAGGTCGACGTCGATGCCGCGAGCGACCTCGCGCTCGCCCTCGGGACACGACCCACCGTCACCGCCTATCACCATCAGGCGGCCGGGAGGATCCCCGACGGTCTGCGACCCGTCGCCCACCACGCCAGCGGGGTGGTGATGGCACTCGAATCCGCTGAGGGCAGCCCGGTGCTCGCGGTCCAGTGGCATCCCGAACTCGATCGACGCGCGGAGGCACTGTTCGCGCGCTTCGTCGACAGCACCATCCGCGGCAGCCGTCCCTGGGGTGAGCGCACCACGACGGACCAGGTGACGGCCGCGTCGAAGCGACGTGCCCCGCTCGCACCCCTGGTCTAG
- a CDS encoding cobalamin-independent methionine synthase II family protein codes for MTTILTSHAGSLPRTPELIAANASRPLAEDGITPLPDEDFDAVLRAAVDSVVAKQREIGIDVPNDGEYGHAMGSALNYGSWWSYVFDRVEGLELTGVDHRTAEPVRSAPGQVRLTSFPDRRDWVRFREAYNDPSAGITLGEQKVFPAATGPVSYSETGRQQTARDAENLWAALRAHGYEGGFLNSVAPGSGARIADDHYDDVDAFLDAWVEVMRPEYEAIAAAGLTVQIDDPSIAENWDQINPEPSIEDYVAFTRKRVEAINRAVENVPTEQTRFHLCWGSWHGPHTTDIELKHIAGLLLEIDARYYSFEAANVRHEHEWTVWEQVQLPQDKVIVPGIVSHSTNVVEHPELVAQRIERFARLVGPERVIASTDCGLGGRIHADIAWAKLESLVEGARLASSRI; via the coding sequence ATGACCACGATCCTGACCTCCCACGCCGGCTCGCTTCCCCGCACGCCCGAGCTGATCGCCGCCAACGCCTCCCGGCCCCTCGCCGAGGACGGCATCACCCCGCTGCCCGATGAGGACTTCGACGCGGTGCTGCGCGCCGCCGTCGACTCCGTCGTCGCCAAGCAGCGCGAGATCGGCATCGACGTCCCCAACGACGGCGAATACGGCCATGCCATGGGCAGTGCCCTGAACTACGGGTCGTGGTGGTCCTACGTGTTCGACCGCGTCGAGGGCCTGGAGCTCACCGGCGTCGACCACCGCACCGCCGAGCCCGTCCGCTCCGCCCCCGGTCAGGTGCGTCTGACGAGCTTCCCCGATCGGCGGGACTGGGTGCGGTTCCGCGAGGCCTACAACGATCCGAGCGCCGGCATCACCCTGGGGGAGCAGAAGGTGTTCCCGGCGGCGACCGGCCCGGTCTCCTACTCCGAGACGGGACGGCAGCAGACCGCCCGCGATGCGGAGAACCTCTGGGCGGCACTCCGGGCGCACGGGTACGAGGGCGGATTCCTCAACTCGGTGGCGCCCGGTTCGGGGGCACGGATCGCCGATGACCACTACGACGATGTGGACGCGTTCCTGGACGCCTGGGTGGAGGTGATGCGCCCGGAGTACGAGGCGATCGCCGCCGCGGGTCTCACCGTGCAGATCGACGATCCGTCGATCGCGGAGAACTGGGACCAGATCAACCCCGAGCCCAGCATCGAGGACTATGTGGCCTTCACCCGCAAGCGGGTCGAGGCGATCAACCGTGCGGTGGAGAACGTCCCCACGGAGCAGACCCGGTTCCACCTGTGCTGGGGCTCCTGGCACGGCCCGCACACCACCGATATCGAGCTGAAGCACATCGCCGGTCTGCTGCTGGAGATCGACGCCCGCTACTACAGTTTCGAGGCCGCCAACGTGCGGCATGAGCACGAGTGGACGGTGTGGGAGCAGGTGCAGCTGCCGCAGGACAAGGTCATCGTCCCCGGCATCGTGTCGCACTCGACGAACGTGGTGGAGCATCCGGAGCTGGTGGCGCAGCGCATCGAACGCTTCGCCCGGCTGGTCGGGCCGGAGCGCGTGATCGCCTCCACCGACTGCGGTCTGGGCGGCCGCATCCACGCGGACATCGCCTGGGCGAAGCTGGAGAGCCTCGTCGAGGGGGCGCGCCTGGCGTCCTCCCGGATCTGA
- a CDS encoding class I adenylate-forming enzyme family protein has translation MPLVPRPAALRRAVRAGASGATRMVRVLRPPSSALDMSVARAARGLWNLGIRPGHRVAVIAPARPETTVAVGAIWRIGAVAVLLDPTSTARELRRVVEDHAPSAAVVDPRSRAALLALPPDLAPKAAILLPPRVTVRLAQAVSRGTPPIEDPAEDRLIPWSRVVGSVPLDPHHPLPGPRDLAVLQYEPGPGGAVFASKLTHENLYAWAQALEDLIDAPGADVISLLPLQEATGLLTQLALPLLRGHRCLAPRRVDRAAALLQRASGGVLCATAGQLTALDALLPPDRRAVHRVVLLGADEPAAEVLTAWQRRSDRPVTRALVRAESGVTLTAVLEPAADPLAATPTPAPTGPTRWRVPHGCSLQVDEDGWLSIHGAQVFHGYWQRPDETALMLSGDGWARTGDRVHRLAGDDALDLIRPRYTAVTGDGEVLSPREVAHVLAAHPDVVDAQVEVRGSPDGGSCLAASVTVREGSGLSLAEVERHLARRLSPSKRPRHLTLR, from the coding sequence CCCGCAGCCCTGCGGCGCGCCGTCCGCGCCGGGGCCAGTGGCGCGACCCGCATGGTGCGGGTGCTGCGTCCGCCGTCGAGCGCTCTCGACATGTCCGTGGCGCGCGCCGCCCGGGGTCTGTGGAACCTCGGGATCCGGCCCGGGCACCGCGTCGCCGTGATCGCTCCGGCGCGGCCCGAGACCACCGTCGCAGTGGGTGCCATCTGGCGCATCGGCGCCGTCGCGGTCCTCCTCGACCCCACGAGCACCGCCCGGGAACTGCGCCGCGTCGTCGAGGATCACGCGCCGTCCGCAGCGGTGGTGGATCCCCGCTCCCGCGCGGCGCTGCTCGCTCTGCCCCCAGATCTGGCCCCGAAGGCGGCGATCCTGCTGCCGCCTCGGGTCACGGTCCGTCTGGCCCAGGCTGTCTCCCGGGGGACCCCGCCGATCGAGGATCCGGCGGAGGACCGCCTGATCCCCTGGTCGCGGGTGGTCGGCAGTGTGCCGCTGGATCCGCACCATCCCCTCCCCGGCCCCCGCGATCTCGCCGTGTTGCAGTACGAGCCGGGACCCGGCGGGGCGGTGTTCGCGAGCAAGCTCACGCACGAGAACCTCTATGCGTGGGCGCAGGCCCTCGAGGACCTCATCGACGCACCGGGGGCGGACGTGATAAGTCTGCTGCCGCTGCAGGAGGCCACAGGGCTCCTGACCCAGCTGGCGCTGCCGCTGCTGCGGGGGCACCGCTGTCTGGCGCCGCGCCGCGTGGACCGTGCCGCTGCCCTTCTGCAGCGCGCGTCCGGTGGCGTGTTGTGCGCCACCGCCGGACAGCTGACGGCCCTGGACGCCCTGCTTCCGCCCGATCGGCGGGCCGTCCACCGGGTCGTGCTGCTGGGGGCGGATGAGCCCGCTGCCGAGGTCCTCACGGCGTGGCAGCGTCGCAGCGACCGACCGGTGACGCGCGCGCTGGTGCGCGCCGAGAGCGGCGTCACCCTCACCGCGGTGCTCGAACCGGCAGCCGATCCCCTCGCTGCCACGCCGACGCCGGCGCCCACCGGGCCGACGCGCTGGCGGGTACCGCACGGTTGCTCCCTGCAGGTCGACGAGGACGGGTGGCTGAGCATCCACGGTGCTCAGGTGTTCCACGGGTACTGGCAGCGGCCCGATGAGACGGCCCTGATGCTCTCGGGAGATGGGTGGGCACGCACCGGCGACCGCGTGCACCGCCTCGCGGGCGATGACGCGCTGGACCTCATCCGACCCCGGTACACGGCGGTCACCGGCGATGGCGAGGTCCTGTCACCGCGTGAGGTCGCGCATGTGCTCGCGGCGCACCCCGATGTGGTCGACGCGCAGGTCGAGGTGCGGGGTTCCCCCGACGGCGGCAGCTGCCTCGCGGCGAGCGTGACGGTCAGGGAGGGATCGGGGCTGTCGCTGGCGGAGGTGGAGCGCCACCTGGCACGGCGTCTCTCCCCCAGCAAGCGACCCCGCCACCTCACTCTGCGCTGA
- a CDS encoding MFS transporter, giving the protein MRTRPAPAPSVPDGALRRARWAVSLIFLLNGASFCAILPRYPELVERIGLSDGAFGLAVGLGPLGGLAAGLAAAPLMARFGSARVAVIVQVIARSVHVLVYVAASWLWLAGALFVAAAADALTDVAMNAHGLRVERRYRRSIINSFHGWWSAGAVIGGLIGAACAQWGVPLVVQGLAGLVVFGALALAVLPWHLPGPENTEREMAAPAPASAAEVPVPDAEAALPTGTRPGDTTGSRRPAGSRHGATTPVAPSGLVIALALGAVLVFAGSTEDAGNSWGALFMRRTFEVSPFVAGLAFVALQGAQMVGRFTGDAVVNRLGDRRTARVGAVIAAVGMGLGLLIAHPVMALLGFAAAGWGIATLFPAACRAADDIRDLPPGRGIAVVGWLARLGFFLAPPLVGALSDLLTLRYALWLVPLYAVGVLVFSWALDGRPHRTARPA; this is encoded by the coding sequence GTGAGGACCCGACCCGCCCCTGCCCCGTCCGTGCCGGACGGCGCGCTGCGCCGTGCCCGCTGGGCCGTCTCGCTGATCTTCCTGCTCAACGGCGCCTCGTTCTGTGCGATCCTGCCGCGCTATCCCGAACTTGTGGAGCGGATCGGCCTCAGCGACGGCGCGTTCGGGCTCGCCGTCGGTCTCGGCCCCCTGGGTGGTCTCGCCGCCGGGCTCGCGGCGGCGCCGCTCATGGCGCGTTTCGGCAGCGCCCGCGTGGCAGTGATCGTGCAGGTCATCGCCAGATCCGTGCACGTGCTGGTGTATGTGGCGGCGAGTTGGCTGTGGCTCGCGGGGGCGCTGTTCGTGGCCGCCGCCGCCGATGCCCTCACCGACGTCGCGATGAACGCCCACGGCCTGCGCGTCGAGCGCCGCTACCGCCGGTCGATCATCAACAGCTTCCACGGCTGGTGGTCCGCCGGTGCCGTGATCGGGGGCCTGATCGGTGCCGCCTGCGCCCAGTGGGGGGTGCCCCTGGTGGTGCAGGGGCTCGCCGGGCTGGTGGTGTTCGGCGCGCTTGCCCTGGCGGTGCTGCCGTGGCATCTGCCCGGCCCCGAGAACACCGAACGGGAGATGGCCGCGCCCGCCCCGGCCAGTGCGGCCGAGGTCCCGGTGCCCGATGCGGAGGCCGCCCTTCCCACCGGCACCCGCCCCGGTGACACCACCGGCTCGCGGCGGCCCGCGGGGTCGCGGCATGGTGCGACGACCCCTGTGGCCCCCTCCGGTCTGGTCATCGCGCTCGCCCTCGGGGCGGTGCTGGTCTTCGCCGGTTCCACCGAGGACGCCGGGAACTCCTGGGGCGCCCTGTTCATGCGGCGCACCTTCGAGGTCTCCCCGTTCGTCGCCGGTCTGGCCTTCGTGGCGCTCCAGGGTGCCCAGATGGTCGGACGCTTCACCGGCGATGCCGTGGTCAACCGCCTTGGCGACCGTCGCACAGCGCGGGTGGGCGCGGTCATCGCGGCCGTTGGCATGGGCCTGGGGCTGCTCATCGCCCACCCGGTCATGGCCCTGCTGGGTTTCGCCGCCGCCGGGTGGGGCATCGCCACCCTCTTCCCGGCGGCCTGCCGGGCCGCCGATGACATCCGGGACCTGCCGCCGGGGCGGGGCATCGCGGTCGTCGGCTGGTTGGCTCGTCTCGGATTCTTCCTGGCGCCGCCGCTGGTCGGGGCGCTGTCGGACCTGCTCACCCTGCGGTACGCGCTGTGGTTGGTCCCGCTGTACGCCGTCGGGGTGCTGGTCTTCTCGTGGGCGCTGGACGGACGACCCCACAGGACGGCCCGCCCGGCATGA
- a CDS encoding type 1 glutamine amidotransferase, with protein sequence MERIDPDVVVIQHEDDAPMGALEGALGRAPLRVHLVQAHRGEPLPGDLRTVDGLVVLGGGVGATDDDRAPWLPRTRDLLREAADREIPTLGICLGAQLLAVALEGTLRRRDIPEIGLHEVTLTEKAAQDPVLSALSPDGSPVTVPQFHQDEVDRLPPGATVLARGGGAIQAFRVGPAQWGVQFHPEVDDRIMERWATTSSLTPAGRRPEEFAQQIRDAGEAAQAWVALLEAWTRQVAPRRRE encoded by the coding sequence ATGGAGAGAATCGACCCGGATGTGGTGGTCATCCAGCACGAGGACGATGCACCGATGGGCGCCCTGGAGGGAGCTCTGGGACGTGCCCCGCTGCGGGTGCACCTCGTGCAGGCGCATCGGGGTGAGCCTCTGCCGGGGGATCTGCGCACCGTCGACGGGTTGGTGGTGCTCGGCGGCGGCGTGGGGGCGACGGACGACGACAGAGCCCCGTGGCTCCCGCGCACCCGCGACCTCCTGCGCGAGGCCGCAGACCGGGAGATCCCCACCCTCGGCATCTGCCTCGGCGCCCAACTTCTGGCGGTGGCCCTCGAGGGGACGCTTCGCCGCCGCGACATCCCCGAGATCGGACTGCATGAGGTGACGCTGACGGAGAAGGCCGCGCAGGATCCGGTGCTGTCCGCCCTCTCCCCCGACGGATCCCCCGTCACCGTCCCCCAGTTCCACCAGGACGAGGTCGATCGCCTGCCGCCGGGGGCCACGGTGCTCGCCCGGGGCGGCGGGGCGATCCAGGCCTTCCGGGTCGGGCCCGCCCAGTGGGGCGTCCAGTTCCACCCCGAGGTCGACGACCGGATCATGGAGCGCTGGGCGACCACCAGTTCCCTGACGCCGGCCGGCAGACGACCGGAGGAGTTCGCCCAGCAGATACGTGACGCCGGTGAGGCCGCCCAGGCGTGGGTCGCCTTGCTGGAGGCGTGGACCCGTCAGGTGGCCCCCCGCCGGCGCGAGTGA